In a genomic window of Pedosphaera parvula Ellin514:
- the hypE gene encoding hydrogenase expression/formation protein HypE, with protein MITVAKERNGVGLANDVEPGIAFGSCPLPIMNHKEIVMAHGSGGKLTQQLIQKMVLPQFKNELLNPLHDGAMFSINGAKLAFSTDSFVVNPIFFPGGDIGDLAINGTVNDLAMCGARPLYLSAAFILEEGFPMPEFWRVIQSMQRAAHTAGISLVTGDTKVVDRGKGDKIFINTSGIGIIEPGVNIHPRRAEVGDKIIINGPMAVHGIAIMSVREGLEFETEIASDTAPLNGLVQAMLAAARDIHVLRDPTRGGITSTLSEIAEQAKVGIRLEESCIPISEEVKGACEILGLDPLYVANEGKLLAFVKPREADLLLSAMRAYPLGREAAIIGEVVNEHPGYVTMKTRVGGTRVVDMLSGEQLPRIC; from the coding sequence ATGATAACCGTGGCAAAGGAAAGAAACGGCGTTGGCCTGGCGAATGACGTTGAACCCGGCATAGCCTTTGGCTCCTGTCCATTGCCCATAATGAATCACAAGGAGATTGTAATGGCACATGGCAGTGGTGGAAAGCTCACCCAGCAGCTGATTCAAAAAATGGTGCTGCCGCAGTTCAAGAATGAATTGCTCAATCCTCTGCACGACGGGGCGATGTTTTCGATTAATGGCGCGAAGCTTGCCTTCAGCACCGATTCCTTCGTGGTGAACCCGATTTTCTTCCCTGGAGGGGATATCGGCGATCTCGCGATTAACGGCACTGTCAATGATCTCGCGATGTGCGGCGCCCGACCTCTTTATCTTTCGGCAGCATTTATTCTCGAAGAAGGTTTTCCGATGCCCGAATTCTGGCGTGTCATCCAATCGATGCAGCGCGCGGCACACACTGCGGGCATCAGCCTGGTGACCGGAGATACCAAGGTCGTTGATCGCGGCAAAGGGGATAAGATATTTATCAATACTTCCGGAATTGGGATTATTGAGCCTGGAGTGAATATTCATCCCAGGCGTGCGGAGGTGGGTGATAAAATTATCATCAACGGCCCGATGGCTGTCCATGGCATTGCCATCATGTCAGTGCGCGAGGGCCTTGAGTTCGAAACGGAAATAGCGAGTGATACCGCGCCGCTTAATGGACTCGTGCAAGCCATGCTTGCTGCCGCCAGGGATATCCATGTCCTTCGTGACCCGACTCGCGGAGGCATCACCAGCACTCTCAGCGAAATCGCTGAGCAGGCGAAGGTGGGTATCCGGCTTGAGGAATCTTGTATTCCCATCAGTGAGGAAGTCAAAGGGGCTTGTGAAATTCTTGGTTTGGACCCGCTTTATGTCGCCAACGAAGGCAAGCTTCTCGCCTTTGTTAAGCCCAGGGAAGCTGACCTTTTATTATCAGCTATGCGCGCTTATCCCTTGGGCAGGGAGGCCGCCATCATCGGTGAGGTTGTCAACGAACATCCCGGCTACGTCACGATGAAAACCCGCGTCGGCGGCACCCGGGTGGTTGACATGCTTTCCGGAGAACAATTGCCTCGCATCTGCTGA
- a CDS encoding DUF3857 domain-containing protein encodes MKSRLLFGICIFVAMGLFAGPTYGDTNRFAGEMWAFVNPNKVLTAAAEITLAKYPDCDEATVEQKMVRVYRPDGTGEGQDETFVKVLTEKGKRNNRTLSLYFTLPYSTEEVVKIEVMKPDGETFLVDVAANSKEMINDSQMQMNIYDPNSRVLRVNIPKVEIGDVIHSITRQRIQRPYIPGEFAEENIFEGDGYIRHLSYEVHSPVDRPLKRIALRNEVPGTVRYTKQEGEDHSLVHRWEVDNVPRMFTEPSMPSYGMVLQRLLISTTPDWSAVSKWYWELSRPHLEAITPEMKKTVEELIAGAKSDTDKIKALFYHVSKNIRYMGLTPEKDCPGFEPHDVKITFDKKYGVCRDKAALLVALLRSAGLNAYPTLISVGAKKDIEVADPFFNHAIVGVELKKGEYVLMDPTDEHTRDLLPSGDCDRSYLVCRPDGEDLKVSSIQQVEEHLMRIKTAGILKASGTLEAKSELLFEGVNDDAYRNMFSHMKPDDKRRFFEGTLKHAIPGARLKSLKLTPEDMLDVSSGVRAELEFSVEGMTVTGSGKSMVSVPWIGEKLGMINFILGGTGLEKRKYPLQTRVVCGLKEEISLKLDDGFAEAVSLPSCSLVDDERLSYRQNFDFKHGVLECSRDLKLKAVEFTPEQYLKLKKTLKSLECDERKVPVLANSESTMASSAESLDTDPAPSVESNARILESRKELCVTDAHTALYKVKYSKQILSYAGKIREAEVKIAYNPACQEAKLIHGIVISKTGQRQEISTNEINSMDASWNASAKRYTGGKILVANLPGVDIGSTIEVELEIASKGKPFLSGFESFRLADELEHKSFQLSAPRDLQIQKLACWKTGNIKEEAETNSNNQMFRWQADNIKALPAESQLPPEWLYNDGVGYFIGDLKSYLKELNDTMLNRSQQRAKTITLVQQLTGQGKSRLEEVKAIRDFVAKSIRQAGPAFTELSLTELSPADTTLADGYGHAADRAILLHAMLSVAGFRPEFVLASALPPIASITNVAMSFPLPESFHWPLVRITLDGEIYYLNDTDQYADLGSTSSDGKLGLVLSSRTSEVIKAAKGHEDRTETDYTVSISEDGKTRLGMALHYYGGNYSAWNRYFSELPPEERKRYYQEMVAQVAQGARPVGDLKTQFDTYPGLQQFMVEIDNYGIIDGKYLYFDLPFTPSIFSVGADRRTLPLFISHKSDNTTRTEIDLPAGYRHLVITPKSESLDAPEGAGIVRITSTNLVGKYVMTHEFETSPAIVNPKGYSEMLKVEARLGRKSSRVFLLEKD; translated from the coding sequence ATGAAATCCAGACTTTTGTTCGGCATTTGCATTTTTGTCGCGATGGGTCTGTTCGCAGGACCGACTTACGGCGACACAAACCGGTTCGCGGGCGAGATGTGGGCATTCGTGAACCCGAATAAGGTCCTGACTGCCGCAGCTGAAATCACCCTTGCGAAATATCCGGATTGTGACGAGGCAACGGTGGAACAGAAAATGGTGCGGGTTTACCGTCCCGACGGCACTGGCGAGGGGCAGGACGAAACCTTTGTCAAAGTGCTCACGGAAAAAGGCAAACGTAATAACCGGACGCTTTCCCTGTACTTCACGCTACCATATTCGACGGAAGAGGTTGTAAAAATTGAGGTGATGAAACCTGACGGCGAAACCTTCCTGGTGGACGTGGCTGCAAATTCGAAGGAGATGATTAATGACAGCCAGATGCAGATGAACATTTACGATCCCAACAGCCGTGTTTTGAGGGTGAACATTCCCAAGGTTGAAATTGGTGACGTGATTCATTCCATCACGCGGCAGAGGATACAGCGTCCTTACATTCCGGGTGAATTTGCAGAGGAGAACATTTTTGAAGGTGACGGTTACATTCGCCATCTCTCGTATGAGGTTCATTCGCCGGTCGATCGCCCCTTGAAACGTATCGCATTGAGGAACGAGGTCCCCGGCACGGTTCGTTACACGAAACAAGAGGGAGAAGACCATTCGCTGGTCCATCGCTGGGAGGTGGATAATGTGCCGCGCATGTTCACGGAGCCTTCGATGCCATCGTACGGGATGGTTCTACAGCGGTTGCTGATCAGCACGACGCCCGATTGGTCGGCAGTATCGAAATGGTACTGGGAACTGAGCCGCCCGCATCTCGAGGCAATCACTCCGGAGATGAAGAAGACGGTGGAAGAACTGATTGCCGGCGCGAAAAGCGACACAGACAAGATCAAGGCGCTGTTCTATCACGTTTCTAAAAATATTCGTTACATGGGGCTGACGCCGGAAAAGGATTGCCCCGGTTTTGAACCTCATGACGTAAAGATTACCTTCGATAAAAAGTATGGGGTTTGCCGGGACAAGGCGGCGCTGCTCGTCGCGCTGTTGAGAAGTGCCGGGCTGAATGCCTATCCCACGCTGATTAGCGTTGGTGCGAAGAAGGACATTGAAGTGGCGGATCCATTTTTTAATCATGCCATAGTGGGTGTGGAACTGAAGAAGGGAGAATACGTTCTCATGGATCCGACTGACGAACACACCCGCGATTTGTTGCCCTCGGGCGATTGTGATCGCAGTTACCTGGTGTGTCGTCCCGATGGGGAAGATCTGAAAGTGAGCTCGATTCAGCAGGTGGAGGAGCATTTGATGAGGATTAAAACTGCGGGGATATTAAAAGCTTCCGGCACGCTCGAAGCGAAATCGGAATTATTGTTTGAAGGGGTCAATGACGATGCGTACCGGAATATGTTTTCCCACATGAAACCTGATGATAAGCGGAGGTTCTTTGAAGGCACTCTCAAGCATGCAATTCCGGGCGCCCGACTGAAGTCGCTGAAACTCACACCAGAGGACATGCTTGATGTGTCTTCGGGGGTGCGGGCAGAGTTGGAATTTTCCGTTGAAGGGATGACGGTTACCGGCAGCGGTAAATCCATGGTGAGCGTCCCGTGGATCGGAGAGAAGCTCGGCATGATTAATTTTATCCTCGGAGGCACTGGTTTGGAAAAAAGGAAGTATCCGCTGCAGACACGCGTCGTTTGCGGTCTGAAAGAAGAGATATCACTCAAGCTGGATGACGGCTTCGCGGAAGCAGTATCATTGCCCTCCTGTTCACTTGTGGATGACGAGCGCCTGAGCTACCGGCAAAATTTCGATTTCAAGCACGGAGTCTTGGAATGCTCTCGCGACTTAAAGCTCAAAGCGGTCGAGTTTACGCCCGAACAGTATTTGAAGCTTAAGAAGACACTGAAATCCCTGGAATGCGACGAGCGGAAAGTACCTGTGCTGGCCAACTCAGAGAGCACGATGGCCAGTTCGGCTGAGAGTCTTGATACTGATCCAGCGCCGTCCGTCGAATCGAATGCGAGGATTTTGGAAAGCCGCAAAGAATTGTGCGTAACGGATGCTCACACCGCCTTATATAAAGTGAAATACTCCAAGCAAATTCTCAGTTATGCCGGGAAGATTAGAGAGGCCGAGGTCAAGATTGCCTACAATCCCGCCTGCCAGGAGGCCAAACTAATCCATGGCATCGTGATCTCCAAAACCGGACAGCGCCAGGAAATCTCCACCAACGAAATCAATTCAATGGATGCCAGTTGGAATGCCTCCGCCAAACGTTACACAGGAGGAAAGATACTGGTTGCCAACCTGCCTGGAGTGGATATTGGATCTACCATCGAGGTGGAGCTTGAGATAGCCAGCAAAGGCAAACCATTCCTGTCAGGATTTGAGTCATTCCGGTTGGCTGATGAATTGGAACACAAGTCATTTCAGTTGAGTGCTCCGAGGGACCTTCAAATACAAAAGCTTGCCTGCTGGAAAACGGGCAATATCAAGGAAGAGGCGGAGACCAACAGCAATAACCAGATGTTCCGCTGGCAAGCCGATAACATCAAAGCCTTGCCTGCGGAATCGCAGCTTCCTCCGGAATGGCTTTATAACGACGGCGTGGGTTACTTTATCGGCGACCTGAAGTCTTATTTGAAGGAACTCAACGACACGATGCTGAACCGGTCCCAACAGCGTGCCAAAACCATTACGCTGGTTCAGCAGTTAACCGGTCAGGGCAAAAGCAGGCTGGAGGAGGTAAAGGCTATTCGTGATTTTGTCGCCAAGTCCATTCGTCAGGCCGGGCCTGCTTTCACCGAACTTTCATTGACTGAACTCTCACCTGCGGACACGACGCTGGCGGATGGTTACGGGCATGCGGCCGATCGAGCAATTCTTTTACATGCAATGCTGTCCGTCGCCGGATTCCGGCCCGAATTCGTTCTAGCCTCGGCCTTGCCGCCAATCGCAAGCATTACAAATGTCGCCATGTCATTTCCGCTGCCTGAATCCTTTCACTGGCCTCTGGTCAGAATCACACTGGACGGAGAAATATATTATCTCAACGATACTGACCAATATGCCGACTTAGGTTCCACTTCCTCCGACGGCAAGCTGGGCCTTGTACTCTCCAGTCGGACTAGTGAAGTGATCAAGGCTGCCAAAGGACACGAGGATAGGACGGAAACAGATTATACGGTATCCATCTCTGAAGATGGCAAGACCCGGCTCGGAATGGCGCTCCACTACTACGGCGGAAATTATAGTGCGTGGAATCGGTATTTTTCAGAACTGCCGCCGGAGGAGAGGAAACGTTACTATCAGGAGATGGTTGCGCAGGTGGCCCAGGGTGCGCGACCGGTAGGCGATTTGAAGACTCAGTTTGATACCTATCCCGGCCTTCAGCAATTCATGGTGGAGATCGATAACTATGGCATCATCGATGGGAAATACCTTTATTTCGACCTTCCCTTTACTCCTTCCATATTCTCCGTTGGAGCGGATCGACGCACATTGCCCTTATTCATTTCGCACAAAAGTGATAATACCACCCGCACTGAGATCGATCTGCCGGCTGGCTATCGCCATCTTGTTATCACTCCAAAGAGCGAAAGTCTCGACGCACCTGAGGGGGCAGGGATAGTTCGGATCACCTCAACGAATCTGGTTGGCAAATATGTAATGACCCATGAATTTGAGACTTCCCCCGCCATCGTAAATCCCAAGGGGTATTCTGAAATGCTCAAGGTGGAGGCCAGGTTGGGCAGAAAGTCTTCGAGGGTCTTCCTATTGGAGAAGGACTGA
- a CDS encoding carbohydrate-binding protein encodes MIYVFHPMQSLRAWREAVREMKNYLGYFCLLSIALSLMGLGNKVYAIVGATTPFISFEAEAGTFGGGAAIVSLVSPPTTPYSSPQLEASGHAYVQLTATGQYVEWVNNTGQSITAINVRESIPDAPNGGGITATLNLYVNGVFRQSLNLNSMQTWLYENSTNYNGNDQNPADGSPRVFFDDVHTFIAGGAVTPGSTIRLQKDSTNSAAFYYIDVVDLETPPAALTQPANSLSISAYNAIANNSSVDNSAAIQNCINDAQTQGKSVWIPAGTYYVRTMGGLTATGITIQGAGIWYSTIYRNMPLPNPSPLGAIFNLTSCTVRNFSLDANATSRAVVDGCGGAMDTSGNNWLADGIWTQHTMSGFWASGTGGTVQNCRLTSIWADGINLNNVSLNGTVGNNLTNRNNFVRGTGDDANAINSVNYNGNQYYAPMNGVVIMNTTAIAPWGGKGVAIYGGTGHLVENNFMSDTARYVGLGVMKFGVNGSDLLSATVTGNTVLRCGGNGYSQQQQAMMIGNGGDGQSVGTVANAYVASNNIIDSLYSAVGFSTGTNTVFQYNTIIAPGLDGIAIGPPSLGAGVLGTAIIKSNIVTGLNPGRLALTNSSIDYEVITPIPAANYNGTLGVAIETCDEGGQNIGNISSGDWTAYNNIDLSGLNTFVARVASAGSGGNIEIHLDSPGGTMIGTCAVVGTGGSQTYLNMYCGITNTSESHNIYLVYSGGSGILFNLQFLGFYSAPSMLSHQLVVGNTYSLKALANGKFVSAPNGGTNALIAGSASVGVTEQFQVVDAGGGNIALLAMANNQYVCADNNGASPLIANRTSFGSWETFTEFDAGGGNIGLRAMNNGRYVTTGNGGTNALIAQSTTIGTSESFTVGFVSGVPPGAPLGLMATAGNFQVALSWAASVGATIYNIKRSLTSGGPYTIVATNVTDLAYTNTSLANGTTYFFVVSSQNSAGESANSSPIIATPGTLDRTGWVVASNTSGSDAPANAIDLDLNTRWSTGASQTAGQWFQVDMGSARTFYKIVLNTVNSSGDYPRGYQVNVSNDGLAWGSPVATGTGASAITTITFATQAARYIRITQTGSAQGSYWSIHDFNVYGTPPLAPLGITVTNATSNQIGLSWTASVSATSYNVKRAATSGGPYINVATNLIGFTYTDTGLTNGTIYYYVVSAVNLFGESANSVQASARPVAITVPQLHFGMSSSLMQLNWPQDHTGWRLESQTNSIGAGLSTNWFTVSSSGATNQIFVPVSTTNGSLFFRLVYP; translated from the coding sequence GTGATTTACGTTTTTCATCCCATGCAATCCCTCCGGGCTTGGAGGGAGGCGGTTCGAGAGATGAAGAACTACCTTGGATATTTCTGTCTACTGAGTATTGCACTTTCGCTGATGGGTCTCGGAAATAAGGTTTATGCCATTGTTGGAGCAACCACGCCGTTCATAAGTTTTGAGGCGGAGGCAGGAACATTTGGCGGCGGCGCAGCCATAGTCTCCCTGGTGTCGCCCCCAACGACGCCGTACTCAAGTCCGCAACTTGAGGCATCGGGGCATGCTTACGTTCAGCTCACCGCTACAGGCCAATATGTGGAATGGGTGAATAACACCGGCCAAAGCATCACAGCGATTAATGTGCGCGAATCGATTCCAGACGCTCCAAATGGGGGAGGGATTACAGCCACATTGAATCTATACGTGAATGGAGTTTTTCGCCAGAGCCTCAACCTCAACTCAATGCAAACCTGGTTGTATGAGAACAGCACCAACTACAATGGCAACGACCAGAATCCGGCAGACGGTAGTCCACGTGTGTTTTTTGATGACGTACATACATTTATTGCGGGTGGCGCTGTCACACCGGGGAGTACGATCAGGCTGCAGAAGGATTCCACCAATTCGGCGGCATTCTATTACATCGATGTGGTTGATTTGGAAACCCCTCCCGCTGCCTTAACCCAGCCTGCCAATTCTCTTTCGATTTCTGCTTACAATGCGATTGCCAACAATAGTAGTGTGGATAATTCTGCAGCCATTCAGAATTGCATCAACGATGCCCAAACTCAGGGGAAAAGCGTTTGGATACCCGCCGGCACCTATTATGTCAGAACGATGGGTGGGCTTACTGCGACAGGAATAACAATCCAAGGGGCAGGGATATGGTATAGCACCATATATCGCAACATGCCGCTTCCCAATCCCTCTCCATTGGGTGCCATATTTAATCTCACTTCCTGCACGGTACGAAATTTTTCCCTCGATGCGAATGCCACCAGCAGGGCAGTTGTTGACGGTTGCGGTGGTGCGATGGATACCAGCGGTAATAATTGGCTGGCAGATGGGATTTGGACGCAACATACCATGTCCGGTTTTTGGGCGTCCGGCACCGGCGGAACGGTTCAGAATTGCCGACTCACCAGCATCTGGGCCGATGGGATTAACCTCAACAACGTCAGTCTGAATGGAACCGTTGGAAACAATCTTACCAATCGGAACAACTTTGTCAGAGGCACCGGTGATGACGCCAATGCCATTAACTCAGTCAATTACAATGGCAACCAATACTACGCGCCGATGAATGGTGTTGTCATCATGAATACGACGGCAATTGCGCCGTGGGGCGGGAAAGGAGTCGCCATTTACGGTGGGACTGGTCACCTGGTGGAGAATAATTTTATGTCCGATACAGCGAGGTATGTTGGCCTGGGGGTGATGAAATTTGGCGTGAACGGATCGGACCTACTTTCCGCAACCGTTACGGGCAACACCGTCCTGCGTTGCGGCGGCAATGGCTACAGCCAACAGCAGCAAGCCATGATGATCGGCAATGGCGGGGACGGTCAGAGCGTGGGAACCGTCGCGAATGCCTATGTCGCTTCGAACAACATAATTGATTCCTTGTACAGTGCGGTTGGTTTCTCAACCGGCACGAACACAGTTTTTCAGTACAATACGATCATCGCTCCCGGACTTGATGGTATCGCGATTGGTCCGCCTTCGTTAGGAGCGGGTGTCTTGGGAACCGCAATTATCAAATCAAATATTGTGACTGGCCTCAATCCCGGAAGGTTGGCACTTACCAATAGTTCCATCGATTATGAGGTTATTACTCCGATTCCAGCTGCCAATTACAATGGCACGTTGGGTGTGGCGATTGAGACCTGCGATGAAGGTGGACAGAATATTGGCAATATTTCTTCTGGCGATTGGACAGCCTACAACAATATCGATCTAAGCGGATTGAATACATTTGTCGCCAGGGTGGCCAGTGCCGGTTCGGGAGGGAATATTGAGATCCACCTCGACAGCCCTGGAGGGACGATGATTGGAACTTGTGCGGTTGTGGGAACAGGTGGATCTCAAACCTACCTGAACATGTATTGCGGCATCACTAACACAAGCGAGAGCCACAATATTTATTTGGTATATAGCGGGGGCAGCGGAATCCTATTCAACCTGCAATTCCTTGGTTTTTATTCCGCCCCATCCATGCTCTCCCATCAATTGGTGGTCGGCAATACCTATTCCCTGAAGGCATTGGCCAACGGCAAATTTGTCAGTGCACCCAATGGTGGAACCAACGCATTGATCGCCGGGAGCGCCTCGGTCGGCGTAACCGAGCAGTTCCAGGTGGTTGATGCGGGAGGCGGTAATATTGCCCTGCTTGCCATGGCAAACAACCAGTATGTTTGTGCGGACAATAACGGTGCCAGCCCATTGATTGCCAACCGAACGTCCTTCGGCAGTTGGGAAACATTTACAGAATTTGATGCGGGCGGCGGTAACATTGGCCTTCGTGCCATGAACAATGGGAGGTATGTTACCACAGGCAATGGTGGCACCAATGCTCTCATTGCCCAAAGCACTACCATTGGCACATCGGAATCCTTTACCGTGGGATTCGTCAGTGGCGTACCGCCGGGAGCGCCACTTGGGCTGATGGCAACGGCAGGAAACTTTCAAGTGGCCTTAAGTTGGGCAGCCTCCGTGGGTGCGACCATCTATAATATCAAACGTTCCCTCACCAGCGGCGGGCCCTATACCATCGTTGCAACCAACGTGACGGATTTGGCTTATACCAACACCAGCCTGGCCAACGGAACAACGTATTTCTTCGTCGTGTCCTCTCAGAACTCTGCTGGTGAGAGTGCCAATTCCTCTCCCATTATCGCCACACCCGGGACGTTAGACCGCACGGGTTGGGTAGTCGCGTCGAACACTTCTGGCAGCGATGCGCCGGCCAACGCAATTGATTTGGATCTAAACACACGCTGGTCAACAGGTGCATCCCAGACCGCCGGACAGTGGTTTCAGGTGGATATGGGATCAGCCAGGACGTTTTACAAGATTGTTCTGAATACCGTGAATTCGTCCGGCGATTACCCACGCGGTTATCAGGTCAACGTTTCCAATGATGGACTCGCCTGGGGCAGTCCCGTGGCGACCGGAACCGGAGCCTCGGCCATTACTACTATAACCTTCGCAACCCAGGCAGCGCGTTACATCCGAATAACACAGACCGGCAGCGCGCAAGGGAGTTATTGGAGTATCCATGATTTCAACGTTTATGGAACACCGCCGTTGGCCCCGCTCGGAATTACGGTTACGAACGCCACCAGCAATCAGATCGGCCTGTCGTGGACCGCCAGTGTGAGTGCGACCAGTTACAATGTAAAGCGAGCTGCCACCAGTGGTGGACCTTATATAAATGTGGCAACAAATCTGATCGGATTTACCTATACTGATACTGGTCTAACCAACGGGACGATCTATTACTACGTCGTTTCAGCAGTTAATTTATTTGGTGAAAGCGCCAATTCGGTTCAAGCCAGTGCGCGTCCCGTGGCAATAACTGTTCCTCAATTACACTTCGGGATGAGCAGCAGTCTTATGCAGTTGAACTGGCCTCAAGATCACACCGGTTGGCGGCTCGAATCCCAGACCAATTCAATTGGTGCCGGGTTGAGCACGAATTGGTTTACAGTTTCAAGTTCGGGCGCCACGAACCAGATTTTCGTCCCGGTAAGCACTACCAATGGCAGCTTGTTCTTTCGCCTCGTTTATCCGTGA
- a CDS encoding glycoside hydrolase family 71/99-like protein: MRHVIPLVSRMAAFLAVTGSVVGGVIGQETFEAPIFSPIWTQTNKVVIQTKGGAEPTHGFAHFGSAGSQLQGNLASNGLSDFYIEFSFRTGDATNRQFHFQVSSLKDANSPFSASAINLYCDGVKGWGFCLGDKEYASWQPIAGLPNITPDSWYRLRFIGRDWGGARACFSLQLSLPDGNKVVTPATNLIYVEGSGSRLEPARHFAFTNTRDSNAGFDVAEVTICEITPYKGPVMKGVDATTLSGKVMCGYQGWFGAPGDGNPERGWRHWTKQRGPLADGNAKVDLWPDVSELNATERFLTDFKLPDGRTAEVFSSFQKPTVLRHFNWMKDYGIDGVFVQRFANGLQNRSTREYCNTVLANCREGANLNGRAYAVMYDLSGLRSGRIDEVINDWRALRREMVITDDSSYLHHRGKPVVAVWGVGFNDHRDYSLEECRRFIEFLKHDPEAGGCTVMLGVPAHWRELKADAVNDPLLLDIVAMADIVSPWTVGRYTNPEDAASYAEHSLKPDLVWCHERGIECLPVVFPGFSWHNMYDKPSDQIPRLHGQFLWSQILCSETSQCFDGIRRHV; this comes from the coding sequence ATGCGACACGTAATTCCGTTGGTCAGTCGCATGGCCGCTTTCCTTGCCGTCACGGGTAGTGTGGTTGGCGGGGTGATCGGGCAGGAAACCTTCGAGGCTCCGATATTCTCCCCGATATGGACACAGACAAACAAGGTGGTTATCCAAACCAAAGGTGGCGCTGAGCCAACGCATGGATTTGCCCATTTTGGCTCTGCAGGCAGCCAGCTGCAGGGAAATCTGGCTTCCAACGGACTTTCTGACTTTTATATTGAATTTTCTTTTCGGACCGGTGACGCCACAAATCGTCAGTTCCATTTTCAAGTTTCCAGCCTGAAGGATGCCAACTCCCCATTCTCGGCATCTGCAATAAATCTTTATTGCGACGGAGTAAAAGGATGGGGTTTTTGTCTTGGTGACAAGGAGTATGCTTCCTGGCAGCCCATCGCCGGTTTGCCGAACATAACCCCGGACTCGTGGTATCGCCTTCGTTTTATTGGACGTGATTGGGGTGGCGCCAGGGCATGTTTCAGTTTGCAACTTTCTCTGCCAGATGGAAATAAGGTCGTCACTCCCGCAACGAACCTGATTTACGTTGAAGGTTCCGGCTCCAGACTTGAACCAGCGCGTCATTTTGCTTTCACCAATACCCGCGACAGCAATGCTGGTTTCGATGTGGCTGAAGTAACTATTTGCGAAATCACGCCGTACAAAGGACCTGTCATGAAAGGTGTGGATGCCACAACCTTGTCTGGAAAAGTCATGTGCGGTTATCAAGGCTGGTTTGGCGCCCCCGGTGATGGCAACCCGGAAAGGGGTTGGCGGCATTGGACCAAACAACGTGGCCCGCTTGCTGATGGCAATGCGAAAGTGGATTTGTGGCCAGACGTTTCGGAATTAAACGCAACGGAGCGTTTTCTCACCGACTTCAAACTCCCGGATGGCCGGACGGCAGAAGTTTTCAGTTCCTTTCAAAAGCCAACTGTCTTACGGCATTTCAACTGGATGAAGGACTATGGCATCGATGGGGTTTTCGTTCAACGCTTCGCAAACGGATTGCAGAATCGATCCACACGAGAGTATTGCAATACGGTTCTGGCCAACTGTCGTGAGGGAGCCAACCTCAATGGTCGGGCTTATGCCGTCATGTATGATCTCAGCGGACTTCGCTCCGGCCGTATTGATGAGGTCATTAACGATTGGCGCGCACTTCGAAGAGAAATGGTTATCACGGACGATTCCTCTTATCTTCACCATCGTGGCAAACCGGTGGTCGCCGTTTGGGGCGTCGGTTTTAACGACCATCGTGATTATTCTCTCGAGGAATGCCGTCGCTTCATTGAGTTTTTGAAACATGATCCTGAAGCTGGAGGCTGCACCGTCATGTTGGGAGTTCCCGCGCACTGGCGCGAATTGAAAGCCGATGCCGTGAACGATCCGCTCTTACTCGACATAGTAGCAATGGCGGATATCGTCAGTCCATGGACGGTTGGGCGCTATACCAATCCGGAGGACGCAGCCAGCTACGCCGAACATTCTTTAAAACCGGATCTGGTTTGGTGTCATGAACGCGGGATTGAATGTTTGCCCGTGGTTTTCCCAGGCTTTAGCTGGCACAACATGTACGACAAGCCATCGGATCAAATCCCAAGATTGCATGGACAGTTTTTATGGTCGCAAATTTTGTGCAGCGAAACGAGTCAATGCTTCGATGGTATACGTCGCCATGTTTGA